A window of Deltaproteobacteria bacterium contains these coding sequences:
- a CDS encoding amino acid ABC transporter substrate-binding protein: MNRTRVSIVFVLCATVVFVASSAFAAESIIIGHPACLSGKYAKAGEQAIGGIKACIDWVNTSYGGVSLGGKKVPLEYKYYDCESSKEQVTSLIGRLITVDKVNVVFAPYSSGLTLRGAPIAESRKMLYMDHGGANNKIFEQGFEYIVQTIGPATSYHQGTLNMIKKIAPKDKKVAMAYEDSEFAKMVMQGAREHAQKLGFSVVFERTYPKGVTDLTPLLSALKASKPDFVLGGGHFEDGQLFNRQMADLDLDVKGLSLIAAATLPAFYNALTSMAEGVMGPSHWEYGVKYAETEAKKLGLRWIGPDQDAFVALFKKSLGKEIIPDYHAAEAGAQVLAYVLAVEKAKTTDTTKVRAALGDLTFMSFYGGWDVDDTGLQVGHSMVDVQWQDSKRIIVWPEEAQTGKPCYPMPTFAEKAKGKKATP; the protein is encoded by the coding sequence ATGAATAGAACTCGTGTTTCGATCGTCTTTGTATTGTGTGCCACCGTGGTTTTCGTTGCTTCAAGTGCCTTTGCAGCAGAGAGTATCATCATCGGTCACCCCGCCTGCCTTTCGGGAAAATACGCAAAGGCCGGAGAACAGGCAATAGGCGGAATCAAGGCGTGCATCGATTGGGTCAACACCAGTTATGGAGGAGTGAGCCTGGGAGGCAAAAAGGTCCCTCTCGAATACAAATACTACGATTGTGAATCCTCCAAGGAACAGGTAACCAGCCTCATCGGTCGATTGATTACCGTCGATAAGGTCAATGTGGTATTCGCCCCTTATAGTTCCGGCCTGACGCTCCGTGGTGCGCCAATCGCCGAAAGCCGCAAGATGCTCTACATGGATCACGGAGGGGCCAATAACAAGATCTTCGAGCAGGGGTTCGAATATATCGTCCAGACCATTGGACCGGCCACCAGCTATCACCAGGGAACCCTGAACATGATAAAGAAAATTGCGCCCAAGGACAAAAAAGTGGCCATGGCCTACGAAGACTCCGAATTTGCCAAAATGGTCATGCAGGGCGCTAGGGAACACGCACAAAAGCTCGGCTTTTCCGTTGTTTTTGAGAGAACCTATCCCAAAGGCGTCACCGACCTGACACCGTTGCTCTCGGCCCTCAAGGCGTCCAAACCCGACTTTGTCCTGGGAGGCGGGCACTTCGAGGACGGCCAACTTTTTAATCGGCAGATGGCTGATCTGGATCTCGACGTCAAGGGGCTCTCCCTGATCGCAGCGGCCACGCTGCCCGCATTTTACAATGCACTGACCAGTATGGCGGAAGGGGTCATGGGCCCGTCCCACTGGGAATACGGTGTTAAATACGCCGAAACCGAAGCAAAAAAGCTCGGGCTTCGATGGATCGGCCCGGACCAGGATGCATTCGTGGCCCTCTTCAAAAAGTCCCTCGGCAAGGAGATCATCCCGGATTATCACGCCGCCGAAGCCGGCGCCCAGGTCCTCGCCTATGTTCTCGCGGTGGAGAAAGCGAAAACAACGGACACGACCAAGGTTCGGGCGGCATTGGGCGATTTGACCTTCATGTCCTTTTACGGCGGTTGGGATGTGGACGATACCGGGCTGCAGGTGGGCCACTCCATGGTGGACGTCCAGTGGCAGGACAGCAAGCGGATTATCGTATGGCCAGAGGAAGCACAAACCGGCAAGCCCTGTTATCCCATGCCGACCTTCGCGGAGAAGGCCAAGGGGAAAAAGGCAACTCCCTAG
- a CDS encoding UbiA family prenyltransferase, translating to MKAECPAITAADTRISRIRDWMRLVKLPISVMNALAVVAGYALCSPVVGPGVIPGALGVGLLAGGCGALNNYQDRRMDACFPRTSRRPLPRRAILPAPALACAALLIAGGVIGLWVSRPGPYAAGLGIAAVFLYNGLYTPLKYKTVLAVIPGAMCGMLPPLIGWVSAGGGAQPSHILLLMVIIGVWQLPHFWLILLSDAPFYRKAAMPNMLHLFSIRQLHRLLFIWVLAFVSLALFLPVIGIVTNGWLGGLLVCHLVLVGVLSGSILRLRKRTGRPYALLFNWLNSSIGMTLLVISLDRWV from the coding sequence ATGAAAGCTGAATGTCCGGCAATAACGGCCGCCGACACGCGCATCTCTCGGATCAGGGACTGGATGCGTCTGGTCAAGCTTCCCATCAGTGTGATGAACGCGCTGGCAGTGGTGGCGGGCTATGCGCTCTGCAGCCCGGTGGTGGGCCCTGGCGTGATTCCGGGCGCCCTGGGTGTCGGCCTTCTGGCCGGCGGGTGCGGGGCACTGAACAATTATCAGGACCGCAGGATGGACGCCTGTTTTCCACGAACCAGCCGGCGCCCCTTGCCAAGGCGGGCTATCCTGCCCGCTCCGGCGCTGGCCTGCGCCGCGCTCCTGATTGCGGGCGGGGTGATCGGCCTGTGGGTCAGCCGGCCGGGTCCGTATGCCGCAGGATTGGGAATAGCGGCCGTTTTTCTTTACAACGGACTCTATACCCCACTGAAATATAAAACCGTCCTGGCCGTTATACCCGGCGCCATGTGCGGTATGCTGCCGCCGCTCATCGGCTGGGTGAGCGCCGGCGGTGGCGCACAGCCGTCTCACATTTTGCTCCTGATGGTCATCATCGGGGTATGGCAGCTGCCGCACTTCTGGCTCATCCTGTTGTCCGATGCCCCCTTTTACCGCAAGGCCGCTATGCCCAATATGCTGCATCTGTTTTCGATACGCCAGCTGCACCGATTGCTGTTCATTTGGGTGTTGGCGTTTGTCAGCTTGGCCCTGTTTTTACCGGTGATCGGAATTGTCACCAACGGGTGGTTGGGAGGCCTGCTGGTATGCCACCTGGTTCTCGTGGGCGTGTTGAGCGGCTCCATCCTGCGCCTCCGCAAGCGAACCGGCCGGCCCTATGCCCTCCTTTTCAACTGGCTGAACAGTTCTATCGGCATGACGCTACTCGTGATTTCGCTGGATCGGTGGGTTTAA
- the coxB gene encoding cytochrome c oxidase subunit II codes for MHTVLNPATQVDQAFYYIFGVSLVLLAAITVTMILFVIRYRRSRNPHPADIRGDWRVELLWTVIPSVIALSMFYFGWSSYTGLRHVPEGAIEIDVYGQQFSWIFVYPNDKETENELVVPLGTPVKLNVTSYDVIHSFYLPAFRIKVDAVNGMTNYAWFLPDRLGSFFFQCAELCGEGHADMTGTLRIVPQEEYEKWLQTGY; via the coding sequence ATGCACACGGTGCTAAATCCCGCAACGCAGGTAGATCAGGCATTTTACTACATTTTCGGTGTGTCGCTAGTTTTGCTGGCGGCAATCACCGTCACCATGATTCTGTTCGTGATCAGGTACCGCCGCAGCAGGAATCCCCATCCTGCGGACATTCGCGGCGATTGGCGCGTGGAGCTGCTGTGGACCGTAATACCATCGGTTATCGCCCTCTCCATGTTTTATTTCGGGTGGTCCTCCTACACCGGGTTGAGACATGTGCCCGAAGGAGCCATCGAAATCGATGTTTACGGTCAGCAGTTTTCATGGATTTTCGTCTATCCGAACGATAAAGAGACCGAAAATGAACTGGTGGTGCCCCTGGGAACCCCGGTTAAGTTAAATGTGACCTCTTACGATGTGATTCACAGTTTTTACCTTCCGGCCTTTCGCATCAAGGTGGATGCGGTGAACGGCATGACCAACTATGCCTGGTTTCTGCCGGATCGGCTGGGTTCCTTTTTTTTCCAGTGTGCGGAATTGTGCGGCGAGGGGCATGCGGACATGACCGGAACGCTTCGTATCGTGCCGCAGGAGGAATACGAAAAATGGCTGCAAACCGGATACTGA
- a CDS encoding cytochrome C oxidase subunit IV family protein produces the protein MDGNPQDHVLSYSKLALVLAALIGLTSITVMVSRIDLGILNIWIAILIASLKSSLVLMFFMHLKYESRLVRISVIGTIFCLAILIGFIFWDISFR, from the coding sequence ATGGATGGTAATCCTCAAGACCATGTGTTGAGTTATTCGAAGCTGGCCCTGGTGCTGGCGGCTTTAATCGGACTGACGTCGATCACGGTCATGGTCTCAAGAATCGATCTGGGGATTCTCAACATTTGGATCGCGATCTTGATCGCCTCTCTCAAATCGAGCCTGGTTCTCATGTTTTTCATGCACTTGAAATACGAGTCCAGGCTGGTGCGCATATCGGTCATCGGTACGATTTTCTGTTTGGCAATTTTAATCGGATTTATTTTCTGGGACATCTCATTCAGGTAA
- a CDS encoding cytochrome c oxidase subunit 3 family protein — translation MTTSTDKQGVKLGMWLFLYTEIMLFGGLFVLYAAYYTRYTEDFIAGGKVLDLWMGALNTVILLSSSFTVAAAITAVRREGKKAALVLLGISIFFGLLFLFNKYIEWGHKIAAGIYPGSSTLEAAGYGRSMFFGLYYVITGLHGLHIVIGMTLLGVSVGFILAGRVDARRFALLENAGLYWHLVDLIWIFIFPLFYLIL, via the coding sequence ATGACGACCTCGACAGACAAGCAGGGTGTTAAATTGGGCATGTGGCTCTTTCTTTACACGGAGATCATGCTGTTCGGCGGCCTGTTTGTCCTCTATGCCGCATACTACACCCGCTATACCGAGGATTTCATTGCGGGTGGGAAAGTTCTGGACCTTTGGATGGGGGCCCTGAACACGGTTATTTTGCTCTCCAGCAGCTTTACCGTGGCTGCCGCCATCACCGCCGTCCGCCGGGAAGGCAAAAAAGCGGCACTGGTTTTGCTCGGGATTTCCATTTTTTTCGGGCTGCTGTTTCTTTTCAACAAGTATATCGAATGGGGGCACAAAATTGCGGCCGGCATCTATCCCGGGTCTTCGACGCTCGAGGCAGCCGGCTACGGCCGCAGTATGTTTTTCGGGTTGTATTACGTCATAACCGGCCTCCACGGTCTCCACATCGTAATCGGGATGACCCTTCTGGGCGTCAGCGTCGGCTTCATATTGGCGGGCCGGGTCGATGCCAGGCGGTTCGCCCTGCTGGAGAATGCGGGCCTGTACTGGCACCTGGTCGATTTGATTTGGATTTTTATCTTTCCGTTGTTCTATCTGATATTGTAG
- a CDS encoding cbb3-type cytochrome c oxidase subunit I, translating to MTEDTSYLKTPSSPHLTGMSAWLLTTDHKRIGVMYLAVILFWFFVAVGLGFLVRIELMTAGRTIMSAETYNAAFTLHGVIMIFLFIIPGVPAILGNFLLPIQIGADDVFFPRLNLLSWYIYVVGGLSAVASLFVGGPPDTGWTFYVPFSIQTQTGVTFTVLAAFILGLSSMLTGLNFITTIHRLRVRTMGWLQIPLFSWSIYATAWVQLLATPILSITLLLIIVERTIGVGLFDPNRGGDPILYQHLFWMYSHPAVYIMILPAMGIISEIMPVFSRKAIFGYKAIVVSSLAIATAGSLVWAHHMFASGMSDTAVFVFSLLTFVVAIPSAIKVFSWVSTMYKGSVAMSPPLFFALCFIYLFSVGGLMGLVLGAAGTNIHVHDTHFVVAHFHFVMFGGTVFGFLGGLHFWWPKIFGRMYNFKNAYIGTILLASGFLLHYVPMMILGLQGMPRRYYDYLPQFEKGNFFAGIGAVIMVAGIIYLFVNLLTAVRKGAPAPPDPWGGTTLEWSIPSPPPLHNFTSEPEVKSYPYDFREIVNRRMPSDKECN from the coding sequence ATGACTGAGGACACGTCTTATTTGAAAACCCCGTCTTCCCCGCATCTTACGGGCATGTCGGCGTGGTTGCTGACAACGGATCACAAGCGGATCGGGGTGATGTATCTGGCCGTTATTCTGTTTTGGTTTTTCGTCGCGGTCGGGCTCGGCTTTCTCGTCCGCATCGAATTGATGACCGCCGGCAGAACGATCATGTCGGCTGAGACCTACAATGCGGCTTTCACCCTCCACGGGGTCATCATGATTTTTCTGTTTATCATTCCCGGGGTCCCTGCCATCCTCGGCAACTTTCTGCTGCCGATTCAGATCGGTGCCGATGACGTCTTTTTCCCGAGGTTAAACCTTTTGTCCTGGTATATTTATGTTGTGGGCGGCCTGTCAGCAGTGGCTTCTTTGTTTGTGGGCGGTCCGCCGGACACCGGCTGGACGTTCTACGTTCCCTTCAGCATTCAAACCCAAACCGGTGTCACGTTTACGGTGTTGGCGGCTTTTATTCTCGGATTGTCCTCCATGCTGACGGGCCTGAATTTTATCACGACCATTCATCGGCTGCGGGTCCGAACCATGGGATGGCTGCAGATACCTCTGTTTTCCTGGTCTATCTATGCCACGGCATGGGTTCAACTGCTGGCGACCCCCATCTTATCCATTACCTTGCTGCTGATCATCGTGGAGAGAACCATTGGTGTCGGCCTGTTCGATCCGAACAGGGGTGGCGATCCGATTCTTTATCAGCATCTTTTCTGGATGTATTCCCACCCGGCGGTGTACATCATGATTTTACCCGCCATGGGAATTATCTCCGAAATCATGCCCGTGTTTTCACGAAAGGCCATTTTCGGCTACAAGGCCATCGTGGTGTCGTCCCTGGCCATTGCCACTGCAGGCTCTCTGGTGTGGGCCCACCATATGTTCGCCAGCGGCATGAGCGACACGGCTGTGTTCGTGTTTTCGCTCTTGACGTTTGTTGTCGCCATACCCAGCGCCATCAAGGTTTTCAGCTGGGTTTCCACCATGTACAAGGGGTCGGTCGCCATGTCGCCGCCGCTCTTTTTTGCGCTCTGTTTTATCTACCTGTTTTCGGTGGGCGGGCTGATGGGCCTGGTGCTGGGGGCGGCCGGAACCAATATTCACGTGCATGACACCCATTTTGTGGTGGCCCATTTTCATTTTGTCATGTTCGGCGGTACGGTGTTCGGATTTCTGGGGGGCCTGCATTTCTGGTGGCCCAAAATTTTCGGCAGGATGTACAACTTCAAGAACGCTTACATCGGGACGATACTGCTGGCGTCCGGATTTCTTTTGCACTATGTGCCCATGATGATCCTGGGGCTGCAGGGGATGCCGCGCCGCTATTACGACTACCTGCCGCAGTTTGAAAAGGGTAATTTTTTTGCCGGGATCGGGGCGGTCATCATGGTGGCGGGAATCATTTACCTGTTTGTCAATCTGCTGACGGCCGTTCGAAAGGGGGCTCCTGCGCCGCCGGATCCCTGGGGCGGGACGACACTGGAGTGGTCGATTCCGTCGCCGCCGCCGTTGCACAACTTCACGAGCGAACCCGAGGTTAAATCCTATCCGTATGATTTCAGGGAAATCGTGAACCGGCGCATGCCGTCGGATAAAGAATGCAACTAG
- a CDS encoding SCO family protein produces the protein MLTQVAVVVFLLSGIAQGADQAPVDGHEPGDDAVILKTHLHADASGNDPTGTEPEVPVGVDEKLGAFIDLNLAFQDENGRVLRLGDFIEKPTLILPVYYYCPGACSTMLANLASAVNKVPLSPGEAYQVLAVSFDADETPALAREAKNNYFPLIQRTFPEDQWKFLTGKQAQIDRLLHDLGYRLKKTGPHTFIHPTVLIVVSGEGQIIRYLYGNFFLPFDIGMALSEAAKGTPQLSIRRVLSYCFAYDPQKGRYVVSLFRISAAGIILMLGLFLLFLLRKKHPAGEAPKGQERNHD, from the coding sequence ATGCTGACGCAGGTGGCGGTGGTAGTCTTTTTATTGTCGGGGATTGCCCAGGGTGCAGACCAAGCGCCGGTGGACGGGCACGAACCCGGCGATGACGCCGTTATTTTAAAAACGCACCTGCACGCGGACGCTTCCGGCAACGATCCGACCGGGACCGAACCGGAAGTCCCGGTGGGTGTTGACGAAAAGCTGGGAGCGTTCATCGACCTGAACCTGGCGTTTCAAGATGAAAACGGCCGCGTGCTGCGCCTGGGAGACTTTATCGAAAAACCGACCCTGATTTTGCCCGTGTACTATTACTGCCCCGGCGCCTGCAGCACGATGCTTGCCAATCTGGCATCCGCCGTAAACAAGGTGCCCCTGTCTCCGGGCGAAGCGTATCAGGTGCTGGCCGTGAGTTTCGACGCCGACGAAACACCCGCTTTGGCCCGGGAGGCTAAAAACAATTATTTTCCGCTTATTCAAAGGACGTTCCCGGAAGATCAATGGAAATTTTTAACCGGCAAACAGGCACAGATAGACAGGCTGCTGCATGATTTAGGCTACCGCTTAAAGAAAACGGGTCCGCACACATTCATTCATCCGACGGTGTTGATCGTGGTTTCCGGCGAAGGGCAAATCATCCGGTATCTGTACGGCAACTTTTTTCTGCCCTTCGACATCGGCATGGCTTTGTCGGAGGCTGCCAAAGGAACGCCCCAGCTGTCGATCCGGCGCGTGTTGTCATATTGCTTTGCCTATGATCCGCAAAAGGGAAGGTATGTCGTAAGTCTGTTTCGAATCAGCGCTGCCGGCATCATCCTGATGCTGGGCCTGTTTTTGCTGTTTTTGCTGCGCAAAAAGCACCCGGCAGGTGAAGCGCCGAAAGGGCAAGAAAGAAATCATGACTGA
- a CDS encoding DOMON domain-containing protein yields the protein MKKSMWAVIIMALSILFTGDVLAASGAYEHELTVEDMVFAWTVDGDVLNVRLQGKTDSWVGIGFNPTSRMKDANIIIGFVKGGKVEVLDHYGTTEHQHQMDSRIGGESNVSNVAGKEADGMTEISFSIPLQSNDPKDRPIWTDKPNTVLLAHGAGRDSFRTKHVRRMVLEVNLKTGEFKRVK from the coding sequence ATGAAAAAAAGCATGTGGGCGGTAATCATTATGGCGTTGTCTATTTTGTTTACCGGAGATGTACTTGCAGCTTCGGGTGCATACGAGCACGAATTGACGGTTGAAGATATGGTGTTTGCCTGGACGGTTGACGGTGACGTCTTGAACGTTCGGTTGCAGGGCAAGACAGACAGCTGGGTGGGCATCGGCTTCAACCCGACATCCCGCATGAAGGATGCCAACATCATCATCGGGTTTGTCAAGGGCGGCAAGGTGGAGGTCCTGGATCATTACGGGACGACCGAACATCAACACCAGATGGACAGCCGTATCGGAGGCGAAAGCAATGTGAGCAATGTTGCTGGAAAAGAAGCCGACGGGATGACGGAAATTTCTTTTTCCATTCCCTTACAGTCCAACGACCCCAAGGACCGCCCCATATGGACCGACAAGCCGAACACCGTTCTGTTGGCGCATGGTGCCGGGAGGGACAGCTTCAGAACCAAGCATGTTCGAAGAATGGTACTCGAGGTGAACCTTAAGACCGGCGAGTTCAAAAGAGTGAAGTAA